In Plasmodium gaboni strain SY75 chromosome 14, whole genome shotgun sequence, one genomic interval encodes:
- a CDS encoding putative DNA repair metallo-beta-lactamase protein, which yields MIEDNIHEIKNDPLIIIDKFPYTKKREALRISEDQEKRKICRIFFLTHFHADHYTNINKYFNENVFCSQITKKLLVNIIEVNDKYVHNLKINKIYYLFNFKVAFIDANHCPGSVIIYFEFKNGTKIIHTGDFRYSNVHSFLIKKLLSYSEDISICTYKKNEMNIKCEQQDIDRESLNDNIYKEEKKIDINGRNIIDSKLNLNWDIIKKEKEESQSESINNNEVKEYDNNPIEIIQKKENSYIPFLRTNEKDNIFYMNENIPIYESDNYFVNLEEIINIYLKIVEELLLNIHKIEKKQFYMYDTIKEDNYFNHFLFIDLCLYFNQNEEDISFFFDYKNLNETGIILNNENIHKIHVKKNEAFKCDTTVNDRENVKTEEKQINSIDQIIYDKYNNLEKNLLHSKIKEEKKMMPDSNCVLDESQNNIQKKNKKKKKKRNHEDFKEFADIQTNHKINENRNEIISENKNYIKTIYLDTTYALSKNNLFAPQMYLINYVIYLCKKRLLYDEERSSNILETNKISIEEKQEKKGRNIKKKQTVKIKMENNNNNNNSDDGNIFINDYHTSNIKQNDLDIKNIINNDTNNCNIHICDNVNKLDLLTNHSKVNKEEKKKKKTLFLFGTYNLGKEKIYLSVSDACNMKIYYKNEKKRKIIESFLHNKHILNKITDNKLEAQIHIVDINYSYIFPKLDRRKFLNLIDEDIEKEFDSFYYIIPTGWVKKFSFYERNNISIFLIPYSEHSNLDELKNFVKSIKPCNILPTVFYNEKEKTTILNIFNPFLNLKKEVLSFFKIDERYGSKNNEISPDKKKIKVCEKEDIPKEDVLKNIKQKKLTSFFPLIKKANSSNI from the exons ATGATTGAGGATAACATAcatgaaattaaaaatgacCCTCTGATTATAATAGATAAGTTTCCATATACGAAAAAAAGAGAAGCTCTTCGCATTAGCG aagATCAAGAAAAGAGGAAGATATGCCgtattttctttttaacCCATTTTCATGCTGACCattatacaaatataaacaaatattttaatgaGAATGTATTTTGTTCGCAAATTActaaaaaattattagTGAATATAATTGAGgtaaatgataaatatgtacataatttaaaaataaataagatatattatctttttaattttaaagTTGCTTTTATTGATGCTAATCATTGTCCTGGATCAgttataatttattttgaatttaaaaatggaacaaaaattatacacACAGGTGATTTTAGGTATTCAAATGTTCATAGttttttgataaaaaaattgttatCTTATAGTGAAGATATATCAATATGTAcctataaaaaaaatgaaatgaatataaaatgtgAGCAACAGGATATAGATAGAGAATcattaaatgataatatatataaagaagaaaagaaaattgATATAAATGGAAGGAATATTATTGATTCGAAGTTGAATTTAAATTGggatataataaaaaaagaaaaagaagaaagTCAAAGTGAAAGTATAAATAACAATGAAGTTAAagaatatgataataatccaattgaaataatacaaaaaaaagaaaatagttatattccttttttgagaacaaatgaaaaggataatattttttatatgaatgaaaatattCCTATTTATGAAAGTGATAACTATTTTGTAAATTTagaagaaattataaatatatatttaaaaatagTAGAAGagttattattaaatattcataagatagaaaagaaacaattttatatgtatgatactataaaagaagataattattttaatcatttcctttttattgatttatgtttatattttaatcaaaatgaagaggatatatcatttttttttgattaCAAAAATTTGAATGAAACAGGTATAATATTGAACAATGAGAATATACACAAGATACATGTTAAGAAAAATGAAGCCTTTAAATGTGACACAACTGTAAATGATAGGGAGAATGTAAAAACGGAAGAAAAGCAAATTAATTCAATAgatcaaataatatatgataaatataataatttggaaaaaaatttattacatagtaaaataaaagaagaGAAGAAAATGATGCCTGATTCGAATTGTGTATTAGATGAATCTCAAAACAATATTCAAAAGAAgaataagaaaaaaaaaaaaaaaaggaatcATGAGGATTTTAAAGAATTTGCAGACATTCAAACGaatcataaaataaatgaaaatagaaatgaaattatatcagaaaataaaaattatataaaaactaTTTATCTTGACACAACATATGCTTTgtcaaaaaataatttgtttGCTCCTCAAATGTATCTGATAAAttatgttatttatttgtgTAAAAAGAGATTACTTTATGATGAAGAGAGGTCATCAAATATTTTGGAAACAAATAAGATAAGTATAGAGGAAAAGCAAGAAAAGAAGggaagaaatataaaaaagaagcAAACAGTCAAAATTAAAatggaaaataataataataataataatagtgatgatggtaatatttttataaatgattATCATACAAGCAAtattaaacaaaatgatttagatattaaaaatattataaataatgatacAAACAATTgtaatattcatatatgtGATAATGTGAATAAATTAGATTTGTTAACAAATCATAGCAAAGTCAACAAAGAagagaagaaaaaaaagaaaacattatttctttttggaacatataatttaggaaaagagaaaatatatttatctgTATCTGATGCTTgtaatatgaaaatatattataagaatgagaagaaaagaaaaataattgaATCATTTTTACATAACAAACATATActtaataaaataacagATAATAAATTAGAAGCACAAATTCATATTGTTGATATtaattattcttatatatttccaAAACTTGATAGAAGGAAATTTCTTAATTTAATAGATGAAGATATAGAAAAAGAATTCgattctttttattatattataccAACTGGATGGgtaaaaaaattttcattttatgaaagaaataatatttccatatttttaattccTTATAGTGAACACTCAAATTTGgatgaattaaaaaattttgttaAATCAATCAAACCTTGCAATATACTACCAACTGTGTTTTAcaatgaaaaagaaaaaacaacaattttaaatatatttaatcCTTTTCtgaatttaaaaaaagaagtATTGAGCTTTTTTAAAATAGACGAAAGATATGGTTCTAAAAATAATGAGATATCTCcagataaaaaaaaaataaaagtatgCGAAAAGGAAGATATTCCGAAAGAAGATgttttgaaaaatataaaacaaaaaaaacTCACATCCTTCTTTCCCCTCATAAAAAAAGCAAATTCATCGAACATTTGA